TTAGTAGTTTTGATTATTCTTATTGAATCTGAATGCTTAAAGAATTTCATCACGTAGTCAAATTTGTCCGCTACTTGAAATGAGAGTTCTTTCAATACTATTGTAGAAACAATAATTCCATGTTCAGCCTCAAGAAAATCTTTCGCTAATTTCCAA
This DNA window, taken from Candidatus Woesearchaeota archaeon, encodes the following:
- a CDS encoding PIN domain-containing protein produces the protein MPYWKLAKDFLEAEHGIIVSTIVLKELSFQVADKFDYVMKFFKHSDSIRIIKTTNDDYELARKYENEEQFVISFYDYLHVAIAKRLKIPLITRDKELL